A genomic window from Scomber scombrus chromosome 18, fScoSco1.1, whole genome shotgun sequence includes:
- the LOC133999200 gene encoding T-cell ecto-ADP-ribosyltransferase 1-like: MKALLLILAPVLLLPCWMATVDEQSALRRLQVVQNAAARLLTGKKRRDHISPVLASLRWLPVHFRIQFKPKTYPLDMVPDAVDDTYEGCRNGEMEKKVNETYLQQELGLDGNFKKAWTDKEVEKCSKKKPDEGDEALTVNHMHAICAYTSPIVYKEFNKACKSSKDFKFYTLHYWLTTAIQILNKKQTEPCLTTYRRNGSESTGKVGDIIRFGIFASSSKNTGQKDYGTKTCFQIHTCLGAYLKHYPFFETKEEEVLIPPYEQFKITTIIEGEGKFEALPDCEKVFVLESAGKENPPVTPLKGSVREDPDQEPKPPQLAPFHVKEQRLYS; the protein is encoded by the exons ATGAAGGCTCTCCTGCTGATCTTGGCTCCGGTGTTGCTTCTCCCGTGCTGGATGGCGACTGTAGATGAACAG TCAGCACTGCGTCGGTTACAGGTTGTCCAGAATGCAGCCGCCCGCCTGCTGACTGGAAAGAAACGGCGTGATCATATCAGTCCCGTCCTTGCATCTTTGCGCTGGCTGCCTGTTCATTTTAGGATccagttcaag CCCAAAACATATCCACTGGACATGGTTCCTGATGCTGTTGATGACACGTACGAAGGCTGCAGAAATGGCGAAATGGAGAAGAAGGTCAACGAGACATACTTACAACAAGAGTTAGGCCTAGAcggaaattttaaaaaagcctgGACAGATAAAGaagttgaaaaatgttcaaagaAAAAACCAGATGAAGGGGATGAGGCTCTCACTGTAAATCACATGCACGCTATCTGTGCTTATACATCTCCAATTGTTTATAAAGAATTCAATAAAGCATGCAAGAGCAGTAAGGACTTCAAATTCTACACTTTACATTACTGGCTGACTACTGCCATTCAAATCCTGAATAAGAAACAAACCGAACCCTGTCTAACTACTTATCGTAGAAACGGATCTGAGTCCACCGGCAAAGTTGGCGACATCATTCGGTTTGGTATATTTGCCTCCAGCTCTAAAAACACAGGGCAGAAAGATTACGGTACTAAGACCTGCTTTCAAATCCACACCTGTTTAGGAGCCTACTTGAAGCATTATCCATTCTTTGAAacaaaggaggaagaggtgCTTATTCCCCCCTATGAACAATTCAAGATAACTACAATTATTGAAGGGGAGGGTAAATTTGAAGCGCTGCCTGACTGTGAGAAGGTCTTTGTTTTGGAAAGTGCTGGAAAAGAGA ATCCTCCTGTAACTCCTCTAAAGGGAAGCGTCCGGGAGGATCCTGACCAGgagcccaaaccacctcagctggctcctttccatgtgaaggagcagcgGCTGTACTCCTAG